The bacterium genome includes a window with the following:
- a CDS encoding PEP/pyruvate-binding domain-containing protein, which yields MTFTVPPQSLGLLQGALNTAIGGVSTVTTDAALSSIRRIEGFGGLSDLRELTRPDNLARLAGSPALFQSVARVLNLPEHVEREVFQGGMAGTAEPKTSYAPTSCAMDMVGADFSHAAELPEVDLSQRLSTGEIAHRIFTDIRELQGRVRIHPMEQRLQAYAEQLSLSEGVQIYRRTPTAITRKLFQMLDLAVQVSKIMDDDAQGYFRETMHENHSRAVIVQYLTQARAEGPEKAIPLLERCLELYDDVYRGGVDLGILESSISRALKDELHWPKQVTLDALGSFAVSLRRTFEAHGAEIDTQQRYYLMRLAIGLDATAFGLGAFNPEETGTAEQALKMATLIEVLHGTGFGDERWLAVAERLRQVHGNWPALGPDRGAEELRRYGVLAAHMLEEVKTSYHSLFDDLVRTHGKKWGLSESDIRSFTRSLYRTSALFPLGQHLAALHAGNGNHNRSEQVLNSLFHKQKAAPRPYAPIFLGEGREDDLYQLGNKGKGLNELIRMGEPVPAGFALPPVLLSEDAGLNADQLAQIDRALKELESRTGKGFADGGLRVSIRSGAAVSMPGTLLTVIKVGSRDEAVAAVAKVYGSWNDPSAQLYRRINGVPEDMGTSVIVQEWIETNDDPASGFGLASSTGEGAPLTRYGRQVHGIDLVSGNHPGQDTMDAPVAEELAARIRRYEDHFHYPVEVEYAVERGRIWLLQVRRAQLRYEDEVRWAVQMIREGRMPRESGIAFLGGRERLAGALSAVRLNLQGGETVLASEAKGGGRPWIGAIALDETGITALQAAGLQAIFVTDNADAGKSAAYAFEAGAAIFNEGNGVSHLEGDLRASNRPHVGGIPVTVDREGRTATIGGITLKEGDVVTLDPVNGSIYRGEVPIQQGDSPVASLIRWLID from the coding sequence ATGACTTTTACCGTTCCGCCACAATCACTGGGACTTCTGCAGGGTGCGTTGAACACGGCCATTGGGGGAGTCTCGACCGTGACGACCGATGCGGCTCTATCCAGCATCCGCCGGATCGAGGGCTTCGGCGGGCTGTCGGACCTGAGGGAATTGACCCGTCCCGACAATCTGGCGCGCCTGGCGGGCAGTCCCGCGCTTTTCCAGAGCGTCGCCCGGGTCCTGAACCTCCCGGAGCACGTGGAACGCGAGGTCTTTCAAGGCGGCATGGCCGGGACGGCCGAACCCAAGACGAGTTACGCGCCGACCTCCTGCGCCATGGACATGGTTGGTGCGGATTTCTCGCACGCGGCCGAGCTGCCCGAGGTCGACCTCAGCCAGCGCCTTTCGACCGGGGAGATCGCCCACCGGATCTTCACCGACATCCGCGAACTTCAGGGACGAGTGCGCATTCATCCCATGGAGCAAAGACTCCAGGCCTACGCCGAGCAATTGTCGCTCAGCGAAGGCGTGCAGATTTACCGGAGGACGCCGACCGCCATCACCAGGAAGCTCTTTCAAATGCTCGACCTGGCCGTCCAGGTCTCGAAGATCATGGACGACGACGCCCAGGGCTATTTCCGGGAGACGATGCACGAGAACCATTCGCGCGCCGTCATCGTGCAGTACTTGACCCAGGCCCGCGCGGAGGGACCGGAAAAGGCGATCCCCCTCCTCGAAAGATGCCTGGAGCTCTATGACGACGTCTACCGGGGCGGCGTCGACCTCGGCATCCTGGAATCCTCCATCAGCCGCGCCTTGAAGGACGAACTCCATTGGCCCAAGCAGGTCACCTTGGACGCCTTGGGTTCTTTCGCGGTTTCGCTCCGCCGGACGTTCGAGGCACACGGCGCGGAGATCGACACCCAGCAGCGCTATTATCTCATGCGCCTGGCCATCGGGCTCGACGCCACGGCCTTCGGCCTCGGCGCCTTCAACCCCGAGGAAACCGGCACGGCGGAGCAGGCCCTGAAGATGGCGACCTTGATCGAGGTCCTCCATGGAACCGGCTTCGGAGACGAGCGCTGGCTGGCCGTGGCCGAACGTCTCCGCCAAGTCCACGGCAACTGGCCGGCGTTGGGCCCCGACCGCGGGGCCGAGGAACTCCGCCGCTACGGCGTCTTGGCCGCCCACATGCTGGAGGAGGTCAAGACGTCCTACCACTCCCTCTTCGACGACCTGGTCCGAACCCACGGCAAGAAATGGGGCTTGAGCGAATCCGACATCCGCAGCTTCACGCGAAGCCTCTACCGCACCAGCGCCCTCTTTCCCCTGGGCCAGCACCTGGCCGCCCTGCACGCCGGCAACGGAAATCACAACCGCTCCGAGCAGGTCCTGAATTCCCTCTTCCACAAACAAAAGGCCGCGCCTCGCCCTTATGCCCCCATCTTTCTGGGCGAGGGCCGGGAGGACGATCTTTACCAGCTGGGGAACAAGGGCAAGGGACTGAACGAACTCATTCGCATGGGTGAGCCCGTTCCCGCCGGCTTCGCGCTTCCCCCGGTTCTCCTGTCCGAAGACGCGGGCTTGAACGCCGATCAACTGGCCCAGATCGACCGGGCCCTGAAGGAACTGGAGAGCCGGACCGGCAAGGGCTTTGCCGACGGCGGCCTCCGGGTTTCCATCCGCTCGGGCGCCGCGGTCAGCATGCCCGGGACCCTTTTGACGGTCATCAAGGTGGGCAGCCGCGACGAGGCCGTTGCCGCCGTCGCAAAGGTTTACGGAAGCTGGAACGATCCTTCCGCGCAACTCTACCGGCGCATCAACGGCGTTCCGGAAGACATGGGGACGTCGGTCATCGTGCAAGAGTGGATCGAGACCAACGATGACCCGGCCAGCGGTTTCGGACTCGCTTCCTCCACGGGCGAAGGCGCCCCCCTCACGCGTTACGGCCGCCAGGTCCACGGCATCGACTTGGTCTCCGGGAATCATCCCGGCCAGGATACGATGGACGCCCCGGTCGCGGAGGAACTGGCGGCGCGCATCCGGCGCTACGAGGACCACTTTCATTACCCGGTCGAGGTGGAATACGCCGTCGAGCGCGGCCGCATTTGGCTGCTCCAGGTCCGGCGCGCCCAGCTTCGCTACGAGGACGAGGTCCGCTGGGCCGTTCAAATGATCCGCGAGGGACGGATGCCCCGCGAGTCCGGCATCGCCTTCCTGGGAGGGCGCGAAAGACTCGCCGGGGCCTTGAGCGCCGTGCGGCTGAATCTTCAGGGCGGCGAAACCGTCCTGGCCTCGGAGGCGAAGGGTGGAGGGCGGCCCTGGATCGGCGCCATCGCCCTGGATGAAACCGGCATCACAGCCCTGCAGGCGGCCGGCCTCCAGGCCATTTTCGTCACCGACAACGCCGACGCGGGAAAAAGCGCGGCCTATGCCTTCGAGGCCGGCGCCGCCATCTTCAACGAGGGCAACGGCGTTTCCCACCTGGAGGGCGACTTGCGCGCCAGCAACCGGCCCCACGTGGGCGGCATCCCCGTCACCGTCGACCGCGAGGGCCGCACCGCCACCATTGGCGGGATCACTTTGAAGGAAGGCGACGTCGTCACCCTGGACCCCGTCAACGGCAGCATCTACCGGGGGGAGGTCCCCATCCAGCAGGGCGACAGCCCCGTCGCCTCCCTCATCCGCTGGCTGATCGATTAG
- the nadA gene encoding quinolinate synthase NadA — protein sequence MAPIESSAAPKIDPRGDLVDEILRLKKERNAVILAHFYQESEIQDLADYVEDSLGLARRAQKTTADVIAFAGVHFMAETAKILNPAKTVVIPDLEAGCSLADSCPPKEFSEFKRRHPGHVVISYINCSAAIKAMSDVICTSSNAEKIVSQIPKDQPIIFAPDRNLGAYLIRKTGRDMVLWNGTCIVHEIFSEKKLVQLKMRHPKALAIAHPECEPPVLKHADFIGSTSKLLQFVQESPAKEFIVVTEAGILHQMEKKAPDKVLIPAPPDNACACNECPYMKKNTLEKLYLCLRDLTPEITIPPEILPGALKSLQKMFELTDK from the coding sequence ATGGCTCCGATTGAATCCAGCGCCGCGCCGAAGATCGACCCCCGAGGGGACCTCGTCGACGAGATCCTGCGCCTCAAGAAGGAGCGGAACGCCGTGATCCTCGCCCACTTCTACCAGGAATCCGAGATCCAGGACCTGGCGGACTACGTCGAGGACAGCCTGGGGCTCGCCCGCCGGGCCCAAAAGACGACTGCGGACGTCATCGCCTTCGCCGGGGTCCATTTCATGGCGGAGACGGCAAAGATCCTCAACCCTGCCAAGACGGTCGTGATTCCCGACTTGGAAGCGGGCTGTTCCTTGGCCGACAGTTGCCCGCCGAAGGAATTTTCCGAATTCAAAAGGCGGCACCCCGGCCACGTCGTCATCTCGTACATCAACTGCTCGGCGGCGATCAAAGCGATGAGCGACGTGATCTGCACTTCTTCAAACGCCGAAAAGATCGTCTCGCAGATCCCGAAAGACCAGCCCATCATCTTCGCCCCGGACCGGAACCTGGGCGCCTATCTGATCAGGAAGACCGGCCGCGACATGGTCCTCTGGAACGGGACCTGCATCGTCCATGAGATCTTCAGCGAGAAGAAGCTGGTCCAGCTCAAGATGCGTCATCCGAAGGCGCTGGCGATCGCCCACCCCGAGTGCGAACCGCCGGTGCTCAAGCACGCCGACTTCATCGGCTCCACCTCGAAACTCCTGCAGTTCGTGCAGGAGAGCCCGGCGAAGGAATTCATCGTCGTCACCGAGGCCGGCATCCTCCACCAGATGGAGAAGAAGGCCCCGGACAAGGTCCTGATCCCCGCCCCGCCCGACAACGCCTGCGCGTGCAACGAGTGCCCCTACATGAAAAAAAACACCCTGGAGAAGCTCTACCTCTGCCTCCGGGACCTAACGCCCGAGATCACGATCCCGCCCGAGATCCTTCCGGGAGCCCTGAAATCATTGCAGAAAATGTTCGAATTGACGGACAAGTAA
- a CDS encoding TIGR02757 family protein, with product MGAKVANRPGRQNRKREEAKALVRGLSEKFGKSSVETDPVRYVHAYTSPKDREVVALLSALLSFGNVKSIHASIARVLEVAGPSPSEFVRGFKAEASEAVFKRLGHRWVRGADLLRLFDLLKSLTLRFGGVKEAFLSHYHSTDPHVGPMLERFSDDVFSKLHKPGLSRGFRYFFPSPADGSPCKRLCMFLRWMVRPADGIDLGLWPEIPASKLVIPLDTHVWRFARRFRLTPYKNPRWESALHVTEFLKEIEPSDPVRYDFPICHHGMEEGW from the coding sequence ATGGGCGCGAAGGTGGCAAACCGGCCGGGCCGACAGAACCGCAAGAGGGAAGAGGCCAAGGCCCTGGTCCGGGGCCTTTCGGAGAAATTCGGGAAATCTTCGGTCGAAACCGATCCCGTTCGGTACGTGCATGCCTACACATCCCCGAAGGACCGCGAGGTCGTCGCCCTTCTCTCGGCCCTGCTGTCCTTCGGGAACGTCAAATCGATCCACGCCTCCATCGCCAGGGTCTTGGAGGTCGCCGGTCCGTCGCCCTCGGAGTTCGTCCGGGGGTTCAAGGCGGAGGCATCGGAGGCCGTCTTCAAGAGACTCGGCCACCGGTGGGTGAGGGGGGCCGACCTGCTGCGCCTCTTTGACCTTCTCAAGTCACTGACGCTCCGGTTCGGCGGCGTGAAGGAGGCCTTTCTGTCCCACTATCATTCCACGGACCCGCACGTGGGGCCCATGCTCGAGCGGTTTTCGGACGACGTGTTTTCCAAGCTTCATAAGCCCGGGCTTTCGCGGGGCTTTCGTTATTTCTTCCCGTCCCCGGCCGACGGCTCGCCCTGCAAGCGGCTCTGCATGTTCCTCCGTTGGATGGTCCGCCCCGCCGACGGCATCGACCTCGGGCTTTGGCCGGAGATCCCGGCCTCGAAGCTCGTCATCCCCCTCGACACCCACGTCTGGCGCTTCGCCCGTCGGTTCCGCCTGACGCCTTACAAGAACCCCCGCTGGGAGTCGGCCCTGCACGTGACCGAATTTCTCAAGGAAATCGAGCCCTCCGACCCGGTCCGCTACGACTTCCCCATTTGCCACCACGGCATGGAGGAGGGGTGGTGA
- a CDS encoding thrombospondin type 3 repeat-containing protein produces the protein MNKISFSLTVVVLLLAGSAWAAPYSLKDSIREAIVAQPKIPGPGDLGTPPVSHCTPGTDTDADCVADADDNCPYTANADQADANWDHIGDVCVNDYDNDTVNNDTDNCYAVANTDQADLDGDGVGDACDIDRDGDGLTNDVGESAFGTNPDNWDTDGDNVSDYYDCAKNDNTKAVSPDCDIVTVIDNVPANPTPIDPDINAPGRDDDGDGVPNASDNCPIIFNPGQQDSDGDGIGDLCDMLPGRRSEVLFIKGGADGMGGCSLMR, from the coding sequence ATGAATAAAATCTCCTTTTCTTTAACCGTGGTGGTGTTGCTCTTGGCCGGCTCGGCCTGGGCGGCGCCTTACAGCCTCAAGGATTCCATCCGGGAGGCGATCGTGGCCCAGCCCAAGATACCCGGTCCCGGTGACCTGGGGACTCCCCCGGTAAGCCACTGCACGCCGGGCACGGACACCGACGCCGACTGCGTGGCGGACGCCGACGACAACTGCCCGTACACCGCGAATGCGGACCAGGCCGACGCGAACTGGGACCACATCGGCGATGTCTGTGTGAACGACTATGACAATGACACCGTCAACAACGACACCGACAACTGCTACGCGGTCGCGAACACCGACCAGGCCGACCTCGACGGCGACGGCGTGGGCGACGCCTGCGACATCGACCGCGACGGCGATGGACTGACCAACGACGTGGGAGAATCCGCGTTTGGGACGAATCCCGACAACTGGGACACCGACGGCGACAACGTCTCCGATTATTACGACTGCGCGAAGAACGACAACACGAAGGCCGTTTCTCCCGACTGCGACATCGTGACGGTCATCGACAACGTGCCGGCCAACCCGACGCCGATCGACCCCGACATCAACGCGCCCGGCCGCGACGACGACGGCGACGGCGTGCCGAACGCGAGCGACAATTGCCCGATCATCTTCAATCCCGGCCAACAGGACAGCGACGGGGACGGCATCGGGGACCTCTGCGACATGCTCCCGGGCCGGCGATCCGAGGTGCTCTTCATCAAGGGCGGCGCGGACGGCATGGGCGGATGCTCGCTGATGAGATAA
- a CDS encoding Fic family protein: MASDKTQKESPNKLLATALSKAKAASQEGVLRASDLERGVKERLSAAGCLMEVMKGWYLLTKPGADGTSTAWFGGFWSFLKYYLSDRFGKNGYCLSAETSIDLHSGENAISNQLTIITKKNSNQTIDLPHNTSLFLYADNKNFPAEVENKNGLNVMPLALALCRLAPSYYSNKPLNAEIALRLLTSVAEVSRILLDTQSVNAASRLAGAYDALGEPNKAKQIVGDMAAAGNVLKPVNPFQSYEPTFSGHIKLDSPYSGRIEALWAKMRPYVLKIFPDEPGLPKTAGKTLKVIQELYSQDAYHSLSIEGYQVTEELINKIADGNWDPESSEYDKNQMNALAAKGYHDAFQTVIDSVDKVFKRGKSAGEIFEEDLQTWYRQLFSPSVQANLLKASDLAGYRNAPVYIRNSRHVPLPFSAVTDSIETLFKVLKQEESAAVRSVLGHFIFVYIHPYMDGNGRIGRFLMNLMLVSGGYNWTVIRVERRKEYMESLEQASVHEDIAPFAKLILSEMKHWKTL; the protein is encoded by the coding sequence ATGGCATCAGACAAAACACAGAAGGAGTCCCCTAACAAATTGCTGGCTACAGCCTTGTCAAAGGCTAAGGCCGCCAGCCAAGAAGGGGTGCTTAGGGCTTCGGATCTGGAGCGTGGGGTCAAGGAGCGCCTTTCCGCCGCCGGTTGCCTGATGGAGGTCATGAAGGGCTGGTACCTACTCACTAAGCCCGGTGCCGATGGCACCAGTACGGCTTGGTTTGGGGGATTTTGGTCGTTCCTAAAGTATTATCTCTCGGACAGATTCGGCAAAAATGGATATTGCCTCTCCGCAGAAACCTCGATTGACCTGCATTCGGGTGAAAACGCTATCTCCAACCAATTGACGATCATCACAAAGAAGAACAGCAACCAAACGATCGATTTGCCACACAACACTTCGTTGTTTCTTTATGCGGACAACAAGAATTTCCCGGCCGAGGTTGAAAATAAAAACGGCCTTAATGTCATGCCACTCGCCCTTGCCTTGTGCAGACTCGCCCCCTCTTACTATTCCAATAAACCGCTGAATGCCGAGATAGCCCTTCGATTGCTCACTTCAGTTGCCGAAGTTTCGCGTATTTTATTGGATACTCAATCGGTGAATGCGGCGAGCCGGCTGGCCGGTGCCTATGACGCTCTTGGAGAACCAAACAAAGCAAAGCAGATCGTCGGTGACATGGCGGCGGCGGGAAATGTTCTCAAGCCGGTGAATCCGTTTCAGAGTTATGAGCCGACGTTTAGCGGCCATATCAAACTAGACTCCCCCTACTCCGGCCGGATCGAAGCCCTATGGGCAAAAATGAGGCCGTACGTTCTTAAAATCTTTCCTGATGAACCTGGCTTGCCCAAAACCGCCGGTAAGACTTTAAAGGTCATACAAGAACTCTATTCGCAAGACGCCTACCACTCTCTGTCCATCGAGGGCTATCAAGTCACTGAAGAGCTGATCAATAAAATCGCGGACGGAAATTGGGACCCGGAAAGCAGTGAATACGACAAAAACCAAATGAACGCCTTGGCCGCCAAGGGCTATCACGATGCCTTTCAGACCGTCATAGATAGCGTCGATAAGGTCTTCAAACGGGGAAAGTCCGCGGGAGAGATTTTCGAAGAAGATTTACAAACTTGGTACCGACAACTCTTTTCTCCATCGGTGCAAGCAAACCTGCTCAAGGCCTCGGATCTGGCAGGTTATCGGAATGCTCCGGTGTATATTCGCAATTCCAGGCATGTGCCTCTCCCCTTCAGTGCGGTGACCGATTCCATCGAGACTTTATTCAAGGTACTCAAACAAGAAGAAAGCGCTGCCGTGCGTTCCGTGCTCGGTCATTTTATTTTTGTGTATATCCATCCTTATATGGATGGGAACGGTCGTATCGGCCGGTTTCTCATGAATTTGATGCTGGTGTCGGGAGGATACAACTGGACGGTGATCCGAGTGGAACGACGCAAAGAGTATATGGAATCCTTGGAGCAAGCTTCCGTCCATGAGGACATCGCTCCCTTTGCGAAGCTTATTCTCTCTGAAATGAAGCACTGGAAGACTTTATAA
- a CDS encoding 5'-nucleotidase gives MTLAVSSQSLFLAGWNGQGGVQGWRDHQRAHEDVPMAPGPAFPFVSRLLALNEASPIPGNPVHVHIVSRQEPSVSVRFLNSLEAHGLRKHYGKGFEQGVYLNGSSPLGALEVNRPHLFLSTRFREVRRALARGVAAAHLQPFVPPGGTLSGEKGRLTVALDGDAVVFGDESEAVYLRGGLMAFEEEEMRHAHEPLSRGPLYGFLIALGNLRAVFREASESPLHLHLVTARGFAGQKRAQRTLRGWAVPFDQTIFLSGAEKGPHLRRSGATIFFDDSLGNVRSAHQNGVPAAHVPFGVKNDPKAGRKKP, from the coding sequence TTGACCTTGGCCGTCTCCTCCCAGAGCCTTTTTCTGGCCGGCTGGAACGGTCAGGGAGGGGTGCAGGGGTGGCGCGACCATCAAAGGGCCCATGAAGACGTGCCCATGGCGCCTGGGCCGGCGTTTCCGTTCGTCTCCCGTCTCCTGGCATTGAACGAGGCGTCTCCAATCCCGGGAAACCCGGTCCATGTCCACATCGTCTCCAGGCAAGAGCCTTCGGTCTCGGTGCGGTTTCTCAATTCGTTGGAGGCCCACGGTTTGAGAAAGCATTACGGGAAGGGGTTTGAACAGGGGGTTTACTTGAACGGATCAAGCCCCTTGGGCGCCCTGGAGGTCAACCGTCCTCACCTTTTCCTTTCAACCCGGTTTCGGGAAGTGCGGCGGGCGCTCGCGCGAGGGGTTGCGGCGGCGCATTTGCAGCCTTTCGTTCCGCCCGGCGGGACGCTCTCGGGAGAAAAGGGGAGGCTGACCGTCGCCCTGGACGGCGACGCGGTCGTTTTCGGCGACGAATCGGAGGCCGTCTACCTCCGGGGCGGGCTGATGGCCTTCGAAGAGGAGGAGATGCGGCACGCGCATGAGCCCCTGAGCCGGGGGCCTTTATACGGGTTCCTGATCGCCCTGGGGAATCTCCGGGCGGTCTTTCGGGAGGCCTCCGAATCGCCGCTCCATCTCCACCTCGTGACCGCCCGGGGCTTCGCGGGCCAGAAGAGGGCCCAGCGGACGCTCCGCGGATGGGCCGTCCCCTTCGATCAGACCATTTTCCTGAGCGGGGCGGAAAAGGGACCCCACCTCCGCCGCTCCGGGGCCACGATCTTCTTCGACGACTCCCTGGGCAACGTCCGCTCCGCTCATCAGAACGGCGTGCCCGCCGCGCACGTGCCTTTCGGGGTCAAAAATGACCCGAAGGCCGGACGGAAAAAGCCGTAA
- the fusA gene encoding elongation factor G, translating into MGSIEKVRNIGISAHIDSGKTTLTERILFYTKKIHKIEEVRGKTGVGATMDFMDLEREKGITIQSAATYARWKDIEINLIDTPGHVDFTIEVERALRVLDGAVLVLCAVSGVQSQSITVDRQMTRYHVPRIAFVNKMDRAGADPVRVMHQLRDKLGHNAHMIAVPIGAEDQFKGVIDLVEMKANYYDGDNGEIIRIEDIPADLAPQAKELRHELVAAMGDFDDDVAHLYLEDKDVSPDLLRKALRKATLSLKFIPVMMGSAYKNKGVQMLLDAIGHYLPAPNEVKNEAHDQDKEEEKVELQSVPDKPFVGLAFKLEDGRFGQLTYMRIYQGRIAKGEWIMNCVNQKKVKIPRLVRMHADEMNDIESAQAGDIVAMFGVECSSGDTFTDGSIRYTMTSMHVPNAVISLAIAPKDKTATANFSKALNRFTKEDPTFRVHRDEESAQTIISGMGELHLEIYMERMKREYGCEVISGKPQVAYRETITAKTDFMYQHKKQTGGSGQYAKIGGIFEPLPADAVQTYEFVDEIVGGRIPREFIPSCDKGFQEQLKKGLLIGAPVVGFRAIINDGAYHDVDSSDMAFRICAQTAVREFYNQCKPIILEPIMRLQTQAPEEFQGPVVGQINQRRGAILSTGTVNKYVQVDAEVPLSEMFGYSTDLRSATQGKGEFQMEFLKYAPVPRNVQEELVKKYQEKRAAENK; encoded by the coding sequence ATGGGTTCCATCGAAAAGGTCAGAAACATCGGTATTTCCGCGCACATCGACTCGGGCAAGACGACGCTCACCGAGCGCATTCTCTTCTATACGAAGAAGATCCATAAGATCGAAGAGGTTCGCGGCAAGACGGGCGTTGGCGCCACCATGGACTTCATGGACCTGGAGCGCGAGAAGGGCATCACCATCCAGTCCGCAGCCACCTACGCGCGTTGGAAGGATATCGAGATCAATCTGATCGACACGCCGGGGCACGTGGACTTCACCATCGAGGTCGAGCGCGCGCTCCGCGTCTTGGACGGGGCCGTCCTCGTCCTCTGCGCGGTCTCGGGCGTCCAGAGCCAGTCGATCACCGTCGACCGCCAGATGACCCGGTATCACGTCCCGCGCATCGCCTTCGTCAACAAGATGGACCGCGCGGGCGCCGATCCCGTCCGGGTCATGCACCAGCTCCGCGACAAGCTCGGGCACAACGCCCACATGATCGCCGTGCCGATCGGCGCCGAGGACCAGTTCAAGGGCGTCATCGACTTGGTCGAGATGAAGGCCAATTACTACGACGGCGACAACGGCGAGATCATCCGCATTGAAGACATCCCAGCCGACCTTGCCCCGCAGGCCAAGGAGCTGCGCCACGAGCTTGTCGCCGCCATGGGCGACTTCGACGACGACGTCGCGCATCTTTATCTGGAAGACAAGGACGTCTCCCCGGATCTGCTCCGCAAGGCCCTCCGGAAGGCGACCCTGAGCCTCAAGTTCATCCCCGTCATGATGGGATCGGCCTATAAGAACAAGGGCGTCCAGATGCTCTTGGACGCGATCGGTCACTATCTGCCGGCCCCGAACGAGGTGAAGAACGAGGCGCACGACCAGGACAAGGAAGAGGAGAAGGTGGAGCTTCAGTCGGTGCCGGACAAGCCGTTCGTGGGGCTCGCGTTCAAGCTCGAGGACGGACGCTTCGGCCAGCTCACCTATATGCGGATCTACCAGGGCAGGATCGCCAAGGGCGAATGGATCATGAACTGCGTCAACCAAAAGAAGGTCAAGATTCCCCGCCTGGTTCGCATGCACGCCGACGAGATGAACGATATCGAATCGGCCCAGGCCGGCGACATCGTCGCCATGTTCGGCGTCGAATGCTCTTCCGGCGACACGTTCACCGACGGCAGCATCCGCTACACGATGACCTCCATGCACGTGCCAAACGCCGTCATCTCGCTGGCCATCGCGCCCAAGGACAAGACCGCCACGGCGAATTTCTCGAAGGCGTTGAACCGGTTCACCAAGGAGGACCCCACGTTCCGGGTCCATCGCGACGAAGAGTCGGCGCAGACGATCATCTCCGGCATGGGCGAGCTTCACCTTGAGATCTACATGGAGCGCATGAAACGCGAGTACGGCTGCGAGGTCATTTCCGGCAAGCCGCAGGTCGCCTACCGCGAGACGATCACCGCCAAGACGGATTTCATGTACCAGCACAAGAAGCAGACCGGCGGTTCCGGCCAGTACGCCAAGATCGGCGGCATCTTTGAACCGCTGCCGGCCGACGCGGTGCAGACCTACGAGTTCGTGGACGAGATCGTGGGCGGGCGCATCCCGCGCGAGTTCATTCCGTCCTGCGACAAGGGCTTTCAGGAGCAGCTGAAGAAGGGCCTGTTGATCGGTGCGCCGGTCGTGGGATTCCGCGCCATCATCAACGACGGCGCCTACCATGACGTCGATTCCTCCGATATGGCGTTCCGCATCTGCGCCCAGACGGCGGTTCGCGAGTTCTACAATCAGTGCAAGCCGATCATCTTGGAGCCCATCATGCGGCTTCAGACGCAGGCGCCCGAGGAGTTCCAGGGACCCGTGGTCGGCCAGATCAACCAGCGCCGCGGCGCCATTCTCAGCACGGGGACGGTGAACAAGTACGTTCAGGTCGACGCCGAGGTGCCGCTCTCCGAGATGTTCGGTTATTCGACGGACCTGCGAAGCGCGACCCAGGGCAAGGGGGAGTTCCAGATGGAGTTCCTCAAGTACGCCCCCGTGCCCCGCAACGTCCAGGAAGAGCTCGTGAAAAAATACCAGGAAAAGCGGGCCGCGGAAAACAAGTAA